The DNA region GTGGGCCTTGGGTCTGGAATTCCATCAGTCGCTTTACGATGTAATCTTTATTTTGGCCGGCAATGGCAGGAATAATGGGTTTGGCGAGGGAATTTCCTTCTCCGTTACTACCGTGACATTGGTCGCAACGACTTTTATTTCTGAATACATCATGGCCTAATGAATTTTGATGCGTGGTTTTGTTGCCCGCCACTGGGGAGAGGCTGGCGTAATAGGCGGCGAGGTGACGGATGTCGTTCTCCCCTTTTAGGCGACTGACAACCGTCTCCATGATTTTATCTTTTCGTTTTCCACTGCGGTAAGCGAGCAGCTGCTCGATAAGGTAGTTTTCGTGTTGCCCGGCAATTTTTGGCGTTGAGCTGCCACTGTTATCTAAGTGGCAATGGTTGCAGACAGTCGCCAGAGCGCGACCCGCTTCAATATCAGCACTGAGTGTGACAGGTGAGGCAAGCGTAAGCAGAAGGAAAATCGTAGTGATTGCAATATTTTTAAAAGGTGGTCGATTGATCATTATTTATCCACTCCGTTGTTAGTGGTAGGGCCTTTACTCTTTGCAGTTATCAGTGTAATTAGCCTGGATGCTGCATTTG from Gammaproteobacteria bacterium includes:
- a CDS encoding cytochrome c4, whose translation is MINRPPFKNIAITTIFLLLTLASPVTLSADIEAGRALATVCNHCHLDNSGSSTPKIAGQHENYLIEQLLAYRSGKRKDKIMETVVSRLKGENDIRHLAAYYASLSPVAGNKTTHQNSLGHDVFRNKSRCDQCHGSNGEGNSLAKPIIPAIAGQNKDYIVKRLMEFQTQGPHQSANSPMPQVAKQLDIIDIFSVSEYVNDL